A genomic segment from Triticum dicoccoides isolate Atlit2015 ecotype Zavitan chromosome 1A, WEW_v2.0, whole genome shotgun sequence encodes:
- the LOC119280475 gene encoding isoflavone reductase homolog IRL-like has translation MASDGKSKILVIGATGYIGRHVVAASARLGHPTLALVRDAAPSDPAKAQLLKTFQDSGVTLLTGDLYDHGSLLSAVKAADVVISTLGSMQIADQTKLIAAIKEAGNVKRFFPSEFGLDVDRTGAVEPAKSIFALKAGIRRAVEAEGIPYTYVVANYFAGYSLPTIGQVLSPAPPTDSVVILGDGETKVVFVDEADIGTYTVLAADDPRAENKVLYIKPPANTLSHNELASLWEKKTGKTFQRVYVPEDAVLKQIQEAPIPMNIIFSIGHASYIKGDQTNIEIAPSFGVEASELYPDVKYTTVDDLLNMFL, from the exons ATGGCGTCCGATGGCAAGAGCAAGATCCTTGTGATCGGCGCGACGGGGTACATCGGCAGGCACGTCGTCGCCGCCAGCGCGCGGCTCGGCCACCCCACCCTGGCGCTCGTCCGGGACGCCGCCCCCTCCGACCCGGCCAAGGCGCAGCTGCTCAAGACCTTCCAGGACTCGGGCGTCACGCTCCTCACGGGCGATCTATACGACCACGGTAGCCTGCTGAGCGCCGTCAAGGCGGCCGACGTTGTCATCTCCACGCTGGGCTCGATGCAGATCGCCGACCAGACCAAGCTCATCGCCGCCATCAAGGAGGCCGGCAACGTGAAG AGGTTCTTCCCGTCGGAGTTCGGGCTGGACGTGGACCGCACCGGCGCCGTGGAGCCGGCCAAGTCCATCTTCGCCCTCAAGGCGGGCATCCGCCGCGCCGTCGAGGCCGAGGGCATCCCCTACACCTACGTGGTGGCCAACTACTTCGCCGGGTACTCGCTGCCCACCATCGGGCAGGTGCTCTCCCCGGCGCCCCCGACCGACAGCGTCGTCATCCTCGGCGACGGCGAGACCAAGGTGGTCTTCGTGGACGAGGCGGACATCGGCACGTACACGGTGCTGGCGGCGGACGACCCCCGGGCGGAGAACAAGGTGTTGTACATCAAGCCGCCGGCCAACACGCTGTCGCACAACGAGCTGGCGTCGCTGTGggagaagaagaccggcaagacgtTCCAGAGGGTGTACGTCCCCGAGGACGCCGTCCTCAAGCAGATCCAAG AGGCGCCGATCCCGATGAACATCATCTTCTCGATCGGCCACGCGTCGTACATCAAGGGGGACCAGACCAACATCGAGATCGCGCCGTCGTTCGGCGTGGAGGCGAGCGAGCTGTACCCTGACGTCAAGTACACCACCGTCGACGACTTACTCAACATGTTCCTCTGA